The following is a genomic window from Patagioenas fasciata isolate bPatFas1 chromosome 1, bPatFas1.hap1, whole genome shotgun sequence.
ATCTCTGATCACCTCAGTTCCTGGAGGCACTTTCAGCAATTTAGGGGGAGTAAGGTAAAGGCACTGTACAACTATCTGCATCAATCTGTTGAGTCTCTTCAGTGAATTTTAGGGGAATACAAAAAAATCTCAACTAAtgactgcaaaacaaaacagctgcTGCAATTTGGATGCATATAAGTTTCATTTACATTCGGAGAATGCACCAAAAAGCATGCATCTGTACCTTTCAACTATAAAGGATACTAGGTTTTAGGTGTTACTATATATAACTTCTTAATTTTCCATATAGCTTTCCCTTTAAGGGATGGGATAAGTTCCTTTCTGACAACGCCTGGACAAAAGCCAACGCATTTCCCTGAGCAATGCAGGAAAATAATCAGGTTTCTCTAATCAGTTCATTCAGACCCTCGGTCTATCAAgcacttttttaaattttgttttattgttaatattattattcTTATAATTATTATTGAATTCATGCATTAATTAGTTCAAGTTACACCTTAATCAAATAGGCCATAATGCTGAATATTTGAACATGCTTTGATCTCCAAAAGTTATTGTTCCCATTTGACTAACATACGCACTTAAATACAGTACTTTAAATTACTAGTCAATGATTTAATAAATTAAGGAGTGCACTTCTGGTGAAtgcaaatcaaaaagaaaataaaagaagagaaaaaagagagataaagGACCTACTTTTAGAAGATTCAGTTCAAACGAAAGCTTATCTGCTATTGACTGAGGTAACGTTTCAGGCATGCGATTATAAAATAAATAGTATCAAATTCAAACATGCTTATATTCAACTCCATTGTGCTATCTTGCAACAGAGGGGCTTAAAGTTTTGTATCCAGTTCTGGACAGGGAAAAGTATGTTTAAACCATCTGCATGTAAGAGAACTTAGTAGCATTGCAGATGTTTTgtcttcagttttgtttgttattttccttttggaaTAGTTCTTCTATGGACCACAAAAGATACCAGGCTTAAGTATATTCTAATAAGGTGCTGTGTGAATCTGTAGACTGGATGTATGTAATCTTTCACATAGGGTGTGGAAGGAAAATTTGAGCTCCTTCATAAAAACCATGGCAAATGCTTGCTGCATGTTTCTGTTAAtcctttttttgttattattatctgATGCACTTTCTTGCAACTGTGCAGTTTTGCGGAATATTTTTACTGGAATCCATGCATATGCTTTATAGCTCTAAAAACTGTCCTGCTTAGTTTAAGTtaacttcataaaaaaaaaaagggagatggGAGAGGAAAAGTTTAGGTCTATCATCATCATACAGCTTAAAACTAAACTAGTTCAAATGGTTATCATTTACCAggtggaaaatgtttttaaaaaataaacaaaaccttaTCTTTCATGGATCCTGGAAGCTTCTTTATCGCTGAGCAAAGATTCGCAATGCAACAATGCATTTACGAGGTAAATAAAGCATTCAAAGACTATCAGTAAAGCATCTACAAAGTGTGACTGTGTCACTAAAGTCTTTCAGCTGTGAgtgaggattttggttttttgtttacaCATCAGTCAGCAGTTTGCTTTTATTAACGTAGTTTTGGTTGGCTACAGTGCAGTTGCCAGTTCTGAGGTTAGCCTCTCTAAAATTGTCTATGCTATTATTCATATCCTCTTCAATTTCCATGTACTCAGATTTGCTGATTGTGGAGGAGCTGCGGCGACTGAGATCACTGTCAGATGCTAAATTAGGGGAGCTAACGTGAAGTAACTGAGCCTGTTCTTCCCCTTCTGTTTCTCGGTGGTAGAAGTAGTTGAAGTTGGACACGATGACAGGTACAGGCAGGGCAATTGTCAGCACACCAGCGATGGCACACAAGGAGCCTACGATTTTGCCTCCAATTGTCACAGGGTACATGTCACCATAGCCCACAGTGGTCATGGATACCACCGCCCACCAGAAAGCATCAGGGATACTTGTGAAATGAGACTCAGGTTCTTCAGCCTCAGCAAAATATACCGCACTAGAGAACAAGATCACCCcaatgaagaggaagaaaattagTAAACCTAGCTCTCTCATACTTGCTTTGAGGGTCTGTCCCAAAATCTGGAGGCCCTTAGAGTGCCGGGAGAGTTTGAAGATTCTAAAGACTCTTACCAGTCTGATGACTCTCAGGATGGCCAAGGAGGTGGCCTGCTCTCCTTTCTGAGTCCCCTCCCGCTCGGCCATCTCAGTACCCAGGGTTATGAAGTAAGGGATGATGGCCACAATGTCAATGAAGTTCATTATATTCTTGAAGAATTCAGTCTTGCTGGGGCAAGCAAAGAAGCGCACCACCAGCTCAAAGGAGAACCAGATGATGCACAAGGTCTCCACAACAAAGAAGGGATCTGTGAAGATGTTGGATTTGTAGACTTGGGTGGTGTTGTCAGTGCGATGCACTGTATACTCCTTGTCCTCCTTCAGCTCAGGTAATGTCTCTAGGCAGAAGATCACGATGGAGATGAGGATCACCATGACAGAGACTATTGCAATGACTCTTGCAGGCCCAGAGCTCTCTGGGTATTCAAAGAGGAGCCATACTTGGCGCTGGTACTCCCCCTCCGGCAAGGGTCTCTCCTCATCTTTGATGAACCCTTCATCTTCCCGGAACTTCTCCATGGCCTCCTCACCCAGCTCATAAAATTTGATCTCCTCAGAGAACATGTCCAAGGGCACATTGACCGGACGGCGAAGCCTCCCTCCAGACTGATAGTAGTAGAGGATGGCATCAAAACTGGGCCGATTCCGGTCAAAGAAGTACTCATTGCGCAAGGGGTCAAAGTACCGCATGCGTTTCTTGGGGTTGCCCAGCAGAGTGTTGGGGAACTGGGCTAAGGTCTTCAGCTGTGTCTCAAAACGTAGTCCAGCAATGTTTATCACTACGCGCTCACAACACTCATGGTCATCGTGGGCAGTGGGTTGGTAGCTATCCTGGGGGTGGCCAGGTAGCGCTGAAGTCTCATCCATGTTCTCTCCAGCCATGACAGTCATGGTGACACACGGgaagggggacccaggggtggggGAAAAGTGAGGGAGAGGGATTTAACAGGGAGAGGAGGATGGAGGAGAGCGAAAAGCCTCGGGGTAGTTCAGTGGAAGTGGGGCAGGCAAGGTTCAGAGTCTGCAGGGAGGGATGATGAGTTGGGGTGGAGAGCTTGCAGAAGAGATGGATGTGGGACCTAAAGGTTGGAAATATCCAAAAGGGGTAACGAGAAGAGGGATGAAGGGAGAAGCATCAGGGATGATGGGAGCGTGAAGAAAGAGGGGAGAAGTACCTTTAGGGAGGGGAAGAGGGCAGGTAAGGTGAGGGGTCCCGTCCCCCAAGCTGGAAGGCTGAAGATCTATGAAGTACACCCACAGGCTGGGGTCCCCTCCCCAGCCGTCTCCTTTTGCCTTTAACTTGATCCGTCCACTTTTCTCGCCGACTTGACCATCGCTGCGGCTGCTGTCACAAAgttaccacacacacacacacacacatacacacacatacacacacatacacacaaataaataaataaacaaacaaataaatagataaatagcgGGGTGGCTGGGAGGTGAGTCCTTGCAATGCCAACTCAGCAAATTTTCAtcacctgccccccccccccgccccgccccggtccTCTCCTCTTGTGTGccggggagggagggatggagataCTCTGCTTTTGAAGGCATAAAGCTACTTGCAGGATGGAGGCTGCCAGGAAGGAGAGAAACAGAATAAACCAGCCCCCAAGCTCCACCACACACACACGCTCAGGCGCAATGGATTGGTTTTCACACCAGCAAGAACATCCCGCTCTGCCCACTACGGCAACACATGCAGAGCCCTACACGTTCCCACACATCCCCGGACATGCACCAGGGTCATCCAAGGCAGGAAGGGGCCAATGTGGACCCTGCAGTGCCCTGAGCACATCGGGAGGGCTTCCAAGGCAACTTCAGCGTGGTCAGCTCCTGCAATAAGTCTCCTGATCACCACGCTCCCCACTTCACAGACAGTGGAGATTTAGCTGAGCACTGACAACTTCATCACAtcaatttgggggatcagggctGGGGGAACAAAGCATATCCTCTCTTGCTTTGTAACAGCTAAACACAACTGAGAGGCGAGGGGAGGGATATTGACATCGCGGACCCAAACTGTCCAGAATAGAGTCCAACAGCGCGGGGGCAGAAGGGGCTTTTCCTTACCTGGTCCGAGTGAGACGCGCCGGTTAGGAGTAGGAGCCAGTGCTGGAATGCGTCAAGTCGCCTTGCAGCAGcatccaaaaaaaccaaaccaaaacaaaaaccgcAGCGGCAAACTcagccctcctcctcttcctcttgcgCCCCTCTTAATAATACAGCGATCGTTTTACAGGGCTGCCTGCGAGACACTGAAATATTCATACACTGTCTTAGGCTGCACCAAGGGCGAGTGGGTTTAATTAGTTTCTGCCGAGAACCGCAGTGgggggtgggagaggaaaaaaaaaagtgcaaagtaCCTTTTTCAAAAGGCTTGAGTTAGTAAATAAAATCAAGGAGTCCTAGATAGCTGCTGGCTCTCCTGTTCTCTTCCCTTAAGACAGCGGGAAAAGGAGCCGGGCTCTGGGCAGCGGCGGCTGAGGAGATGTAAGAGAGCCGCAGTCCTGCAGCCGCATCCCTGGAGTCGGTCTTGGCTcgtcccggcagcagcagcagcaggaggcaggAGCTGGACGCGTGTGGCAGGAGCGAGCGGGCTGCTGAATGCATAAGAGCAAGGAGCAAACTCGAGCCATTTCTTGACGCTGCAGTATCAGCAGAAACCTGAGAGCTGTTTGGTGCAGCTCGGGGAGAGGGAggcgggagggggtgggggggaacgggaccagagggaggaggggaagcacGCTACCCCCCGggccggccgcccccgccgccgccagcgcggcccccgccgccgcggcACGCTGCGCGCCGCGCCCCCCGACGCAATGCAGGCGGCGGCCCCAGCCCGCCGGCACCGGCCGGCCGCTGCGGGACACCGAGCCGACCCAGCCGAGGCGGCGGGGAACGAGTGGGTCCCTGGAGAGGGGGATGCACAAGCGGCGCGGGCAGGTGtgcggagcttctcttctccccgCCCTCCCCCCCTTTCCCGGCTGGTAGCCGACTCGGCTGTCCCCGCAGACCCGCCGCGGCACCTGCAGAGGAGGCGGCCGGAGTGGTGCAGGGCTTTACACATCCCGAACGGAGCGCGATGCTGCAGCCGCGGCGGGCGGCGGCTGCGCCCGCAGTGCACGGGGGCCCCGTGGTGTGGGGTCGGCCCGGCACGGAACGGCTCGGTCCGGGGACCTGGTGTTGTTGCAGGACACGGCGCTGGCCCCTGCCCGCAGTACTCCCGGTAGTGCATGGGGCCGCGCAGCCGGAGCCTCCCGGGCATAGTGGTGAAGGCGGGATTCCGAGCGGTGTGGCTAAAACTGGGAGGGAAGAGTTAATCGGCAGGCAGCATATTACAGGGAAATTGCCCTTTCATGCTGCTTTATCCCACTGAATTCATTTAATTGATGAATCACGTAACTTCGAGATGGAGAAGACCCATTATGTCATCAGCTTCTCTCCCCTGCCAGTGGAGGACTGTTCCCAACAGTACATGATCGTGTACATTATATAAAAGCCTGCTGCTCACTTTGTTAAAGCTGGAGAGGTGATCAAATACAACCCGGGCCTGTGTAATTTGAAGCACTCCAGAGCTAAGTAACACCAAGTTCACGTTTAACAGATCTAGTCTCATTAGCTTTCCACTGCATAATATATTATCTTCACTTAAGATCACCACCTTGGCAGTCCAAAAATACTTAACCACCTGACCTCATGGACAGTTTCTGTCTCTTTTTGCCTTCCTCTTATTTATCCCCATGTTTTGCTGTTTCGAGGGGGTTGTTTCGTTGTTTcgggggattttgtttgtttacttttccttttttcttttccatggtggtgcgatttgggtttttttgctagaGTATGAACCATTCTAAAATCCTCTAGCCCCAGCTGCATTGTAATCACAGCTACTTTGCATGCTGCATTCAACAgccctggtggaaaaaaaaaaaaaagaagagcaaagaaaaagaaacagattttctCTTTAGCCTGCtataggcacttttttttttttttccagtgggtgTCACATATGCTGAAAGTTTTATGAGAAACTTGTGGTGAATTTCTGAGTAAGAGAAAAGTCTCTTTCTGCCACTCCTGGAAAAATAATCAAATCACTATATAAAAAGAAAGAGTCTTCTAGTGAAAATCACGGACACTAATTTTCTCTCTGACAGTTTAGCAGCTCAGCATCAAAATATGGCCTGGACCCAGCAGCCCTAGACCCTGTACAAACTAAAGCCTCCCAAAAAAGTAAGGCAGTCTTGTTGCCTAAACTAACCAGGCTGTTTTTCAACGCTTCAAGAAACTCAGCTACAGCCTTTGACTCAACATCCTCTTATGGCAGTGAATTCCACGCCTGGATGACATGCTGCACAGAGCTGACTGCAAAGTATTCCGAGAGCTCTGCATTCAGTGCGCTTGGGACTGTTTTGCAGAAATAGCTCTGTGAGCTAGCACTCACCCGGTTCTGGTGCAGTGTTAATATGCCCCTGTACTAGTTCAAAGACGAATACATATGCTCATTGTGATGAAAAGGCATATCTGACAATCAAGAGTCCTGAGTTCAAGGTGCTGCTCTGCCCTTGGTTTCCTGTGGGATTGCAGGCAAGTCTATACGTTCTGCTTTTGTATCTGAAAAACAGAACCAAAAGTGCTTCCTCTGCCTGTCACAACTGCTTAGGCTGTTTGTTCCTGAGGGCTGCCTTAGCACAGCAGAACCTAAATCTTTATTGGACGTGGGTATACcagtagcagaaaaaaaacaagcgTCCTTTGTTTTTATATTACAGGGTAGAGAAAGGACAAACTGGGATAATGCCCCCTCCTCAATTTGAATGGCTTTGAACTCTGTGATTCCTCACTCCAATCTAATAAACATTACTGGCAAGCAATCATGCTGTAAGGTATATACTTTTCTAAGAACAGTGGAATATTAGACATAGGGTTGCTGAAAATATTGTTAAGGCATGTAGACTAATGAGCAGTAAAACTAGGGCTTATAAAGAGGTCATATGTTAATGTTACTGTGCTAAGTAGCTTGATTTAAATTTTGAGGAGTGGAAGTAGACTCTGATTTCTGCTAAATTTTACGTCAGGCTGCTGCTAGTTCATACTTTCTATATTATGGAAAATGGCCACCAGCAATTGAACTGGTAATCCCCACCAAGGGTCAAACTGAGAAGCTCTGCTCAGGAACAAAAGTTTCCACAGGGAAACTCGAAGTTGCAAACAATCAAGAGCTTGAGGTAAGTAGCAGGCAGTACTTAAAAAACATCCAAAGcagctgcttttaaaaatccCGCTAGGCACTTTTCTGCTTCCATAGATGCCAAAAAAGCAGTTGCTGTTCTTTTCCTTACAGCTGACTGATGGCCTGGCTTTGTGAGTGTGGTGGGCCTGGTAGTACAATGCAAATAGCGTCATGTGCCCCCAATGGCTGTTCGCTGTGAGAAACGCCTCCATTTGAGCTCTCCCATGGAAAGTGCCTCCAGTCTGGTGTGGTAGTGTGGGTGAGCACAAGCAGATGGGGAAGCTGCAGGTGTTCGGAGCTGCACAAGTTAAGGAGCTTTGCTGCCGTCTTTGATGGCTCCTGATGAAACTTTTCATAGGCAACCACAACTGATTGACTCTTTGTGTTAAAGATAGGTCAGCACAGCAAAAGCAGAACCGTTTGTGCAAGCTCAAAGTCTTGTAGAGAAAATTGAAGGTGCCTGTGTTTTGCTCTGGCAAACAAAAGATTTCCCCTGGCAAGAAAGCAcagaattttatttgtttgtttatttttggtttggtttggttttgtttttttttttagagagagagaaatgagTTGTTAATTAAAATTCTTAGGATATtgcaaagattaaagaaaaaatgtattgaaTTACTGTAGATCTGAAGCTGGATCAAAAAATAATGGTTGATTTTATGCAGTGAAATAGGCTTTAAATACTACCACCAGGGAATCTGAAAACTACTGGCTGAAATCAATGGACACAGAAGTAGAGTGGATTTCCCAGCACAACATCATTCATGTAGGTGTCATGAGTGACATTCAACATGCTAAATTTCCTTGACATGAAGAGAGAGTTTGTGTGATAGAAATCACTGCAAAATGCAAAGTGTCAGGACTGCTTTTGTGAACCTTATGGATCTCCATAGGCATTGTAGCCCAAATTCATCCAAGCCTGGAAAATGTTCTAGTAACATTATAGCTCCATTTGGAGCTGCATAAACCCATACATGAGTTGTGCAGGTGTCACTGTAGACACCATTTAATGGCTTTGAACATAGAAAATGCTATGCGTTCAGGGAGATGTTTCGGCCTAAATTTGCCTTGCAGAGCTTCTATTAGTCATGATGATCTATGACATGGAAAGAGTCAACAGAGAGAGCCAAGAGTGAGCTTGTGGTGTTGACAGCTGGATTTTATTCCTTGGAGGGAACAAAGGatcttttaaaaggtttttatcTTTTAATACTGATTTATGACCCTTGTTACTATCCTCCAGCATTATTAGTCATTGTTATGACTGTGATAATCAAATCTCATGCTTCAAAGCGTACTGATAGCTGACAGAAGATGACAATGACTTTTGTTCCCTCTTGTCAtataattttgttgtttttcctgctcCTTTTTAAAGCCTTAGATACAGGCTCTCTATGACCAAAAGGGGTAGTGAGTAGATCCAGCCCTGTTGCTACAGAAGGAAGATGATTGCTCAGGAGTGCATCCCTGTGAAGAAGGAAGCAGAAACTTCCCTCACTCACATGTGCAGTTTAACTGCTAGGACTAGCCTGGAGAGAAAAGCTGACACCACCTTGCTGCTTTTTATCCCACATCAGTGGATTGGGTAGGGACAAAGTGTGGCAGTGGGAGGATGGCTGGGCAGGGCACAACAGAAAATGTGCTGTATTAGGAAAAAGTTAAGCTTGCTTTTGTCCTCCTCCAGATCAGCTGTATAATCAGGCAAAACGGAAGGACAAAGTTCTAATCCACCCCAGAAAATACCGAACTCTTGTGGGCATGTACCTGTACAAGGAACACACTTGTACATGAAGGGTAATTAAAAATGCTTAACAACAGTATTTTCATGGTTTTAATATTGTGTCCTCCTTCTCTGACCTCCTTTCCCGGTCCTAGATTTTCTTTACCAGAGTTTTGTCCAACTAGCTACTTGCTATTGAGAcaacctcctgctcaagcaggcaGGTCTGATCAGTGAAGAGAGTGTATTTTATTGAGACCTGCATCACTAAGTGTTTAGAAATAACTTCTGTTTCCCATTTTCCACACCAGGAACAGCACTTGGAGAAGATCTGAATGACTTTGCAGCTGGTGCTTCTTTCTGTGATTGCCTGAATATGCTCAGGTAtttaatacagaatcacagaatcacagaatgttagggtttggaagggaccgcaaaagatcatctagtccaatccccctgctggagcaggaacacctagatgaggctacacaggagtgtgtccaggcgagttttgaacgtctccagagaaggagactccacaacccccctcggcagcctgttccagtgttatgTTAGCCTTActcagaagtttcttctcaaatttaagtggaatctcttgtgttccagtatgaacccattaccccttgtcttaccattggttgtcaccgagaagagcctggctccatcctcatgacactcaccctttatatatttataaacattaatgaggtcagtttcccctcagtttcctcttctccaagctaaagagccccacctcccccagcctttcctcataagggagatgctccactcccttcatcatcttggttgccctgtgctgttccctgttcttcttgaactgaggggcccagaactggacacaatattccaggtgcagtctcaccagggcagagtagaggtgaaggagaacctctctcgacctactaaccaccccccttctaatacatcccaggatgccattggccttcctggccacaagggcacagtgctggctcatggtcatcctgctgtccaccaggacccccaggtccctttcccctacactgctctctaataggtcattccccaacttatactggaacctggggttgttcctacccagatgcaaggctctacgctttcccttgttatatttcattaaatttttccccgcccaactctccagcctgtccaggtctcgctggatggcagcacagctttctggcgtgtcagccactcctcccagtttggtgtcatcagcagacatgctgatagtacactccagcCCACGGGCCCATCCATGTGACCGACGGGAGCAAGGTGCTGCTCCACCTCTACAGGCTGGGCCTGGACCCTCACACTGGGGAACACGTCGCCTTTGCTGAGCTCCAGAGCTCCAGCCCGCCGCCAACGCTTTGGTTCCCAATAGCACCTGCCCCGAGCGCTCCCAGGACCTGCTGATGCAAGTGGACCCAGACAAGGCCCATGACACCTTGGCCGTGCTGCGGGTCTGCGTCCaacccctgtgcaagggcaagtGGGCCAAGACCTACGTGCTGTGCTCCCATTGCCGACCTGGCCAACCCTGGTTACCCCATGAAGGCGCCAACGGGATCCTGGTGGTGTTGGAGGAGAAGAAGTTGCTTTTGCCCCTTTGGCCACAGATGATTCTCATCATCGGGTTGCTGGTGCTGCCGGGGATACTCAGCGGGCTCAACCTGGGCCTCATGGCGCTAGATCCCATGGAGTTGCACATCGTGCAGAACTGCAGCACCAACAAGGAGAAGTGCTGTGCCTGCATAATCAAGCCCATCCACTGAAAGGGGAATTATCTGCTGTATTTGCTGCTGCTAGGCAATGTGCTGGTCAACAGCACCCTCACCATTTTCTTCGATGACCTCATCGGCTCCAGAATCAGCACCGTCATTGCTTCAATCATTGGCATTGTCATTTTCTGGAAGATTGTGCCCCAGGTGCTCTGTTCCAACCACGGCCTCACCATGAGGGCCAACACCACTATGTTCACCAATTTTTTTATGATGGTGACATTCCCCCTCTCCTACCTCATCAGCAAACTCCTCGACTACATCCTGGGCTAGGAGATCGGCACTGTCTACAACCGGGAGAAGCTGGTGGAGAAGCTGAAGGTGACAGAACCCTACAACAATCTGGTGAGGGAAGAGCTCAACATCATCCAGGGAGCCCTGGAGCTCTGCACCAAGATGGTGGAGGACGTGATGATGCTGATGGAGAACTGCTTCATGATAAAGAGCGACACCATTCTGGACTTCAACACCATGTTGGAGATCATGGAGAGTGGCTACACCTGCATACCCATCTATGAGGAGAACCGCTCCAACATGATGGACATCCTCTATACCAAGGACCTGGCTTTCATCAACCCAGATGACTGCACCCCCCTCAAAACAATCACCAAGTTCTACAGCCACCCCATCCACGCCATTTTCCATGACACCAAGCTGAATACCATGCTGGAGGAGTTCAAAAAGGGGAAGTTCCACCTGGCCATTGTGCAGAAGGTGAACAGTGAGAGAGAGTGCAATTCGTTCTGTGAGGTGCTGCGGTTGGTGACGCTGGAGGATGTCATCGAGGAGATCATCAAGTTGGAGATCCTGTATGAATCAGATCAATTCATTGGCAACAGCAACCAGAACTGGGTGGGCAACCAGAAGAAGAAACAGGACTTCTCAGCCTTCAAGGACCCCCGTCATTGAGAAGAAGGTCAAGatctccccacagctgctgctggctgctcACTGCTTCTTCTCCATGGTTGTGACACTCTTCACCCCAAACTTCATCTCAGAGAAGATCTTGTTGTGGCTCCTCAAATATTCCAGTGTCATCCAGGAGCTGAAGTTCAACGAGGAGAACAAGAAATCCCCGTGGCACTTCCTCTACTGCAAGAACAAAGCAGCTGACTACTTCATTCTCATCCTGCAGGGCAAGGTGGAGGCTGGCAAGGAATGTATAAAGGTATGTAATACATGTGACTTCC
Proteins encoded in this region:
- the KCNA1 gene encoding potassium voltage-gated channel subfamily A member 1 isoform X1, coding for MTVMAGENMDETSALPGHPQDSYQPTAHDDHECCERVVINIAGLRFETQLKTLAQFPNTLLGNPKKRMRYFDPLRNEYFFDRNRPSFDAILYYYQSGGRLRRPVNVPLDMFSEEIKFYELGEEAMEKFREDEGFIKDEERPLPEGEYQRQVWLLFEYPESSGPARVIAIVSVMVILISIVIFCLETLPELKEDKEYTVHRTDNTTQVYKSNIFTDPFFVVETLCIIWFSFELVVRFFACPSKTEFFKNIMNFIDIVAIIPYFITLGTEMAEREGTQKGEQATSLAILRVIRLVRVFRIFKLSRHSKGLQILGQTLKASMRELGLLIFFLFIGVILFSSAVYFAEAEEPESHFTSIPDAFWWAVVSMTTVGYGDMYPVTIGGKIVGSLCAIAGVLTIALPVPVIVSNFNYFYHRETEGEEQAQLLHVSSPNLASDSDLSRRSSSTISKSEYMEIEEDMNNSIDNFREANLRTGNCTVANQNYVNKSKLLTDV
- the KCNA1 gene encoding potassium voltage-gated channel subfamily A member 1 isoform X2: MTVMAGENMDETSALPGHPQDSYQPTAHDDHECCERVVINIAGLRFETQLKTLAQFPNTLLGNPKKRMRYFDPLRNEYFFDRNRPSFDAILYYYQSGGRLRRPVNVPLDMFSEEIKFYELGEEAMEKFREDEGFIKDEERPLPEGEYQRQVWLLFEYPESSGPARVIAIVSVMVILISIVIFCLETLPELKEDKEYTVHRTDNTTQVYKSNIFTDPFFVVETLCIIWFSFELVVRFFACPSKTEFFKNIMNFIDIVAIIPYFITLGTEMAEREGTQKGEQATSLAILRVIRLVNLPPVRSTVYAVNA